The following proteins are co-located in the Bradyrhizobium sp. AZCC 2176 genome:
- the ltrA gene encoding group II intron reverse transcriptase/maturase encodes MRQKNQVELNLGTGAEGEARSAAAREPEARPARACPERPAVAGPSMEDVVERENLKKALARVKRNKGTAGIDGMNVDDLSAYLKEHWPTVRVQLLEGIYKPQPVWRVEIPKPSGGMRLLGIPTVLDRFIQQAVMQVLQADWDGTFSETSFGFRPKRSAHQAVERAQTYIASGHAIVVDIDLEKFFDRVNHDILMGLVAKRVADKRILKLIRGFLTAGAMEGGLVSPTEEGTPQGGPLSPLLSNLMLDVLDKELEKRGHRFVRYADDCNIYVRSQKAGERVLAGIERFIEKRLKLKVNKAKSAVAKPSVRKFLGFSYTSGRKPRRRVAPQAIARFKARIRELTRRTRGRSLAQIVKELSVYLIGWRGYFGFCQTPSVLRALEEWIRRRLRAIAWKQWKCGPARFAELRRCGVGRDLAARTAGSPRGPWRLASSPALTTAMPIAFFGSLGLTSITELRHA; translated from the coding sequence ATGCGGCAGAAGAACCAGGTCGAGCTGAACTTGGGCACCGGAGCGGAGGGTGAAGCCCGAAGCGCCGCCGCCCGAGAGCCCGAAGCGCGCCCGGCGAGAGCCTGTCCCGAACGCCCGGCGGTTGCGGGACCGTCGATGGAAGACGTGGTTGAGCGTGAGAACCTGAAGAAAGCGTTGGCGCGAGTGAAGCGCAACAAAGGTACGGCAGGCATTGACGGTATGAATGTCGATGACTTGTCGGCCTACCTGAAGGAGCACTGGCCTACGGTTCGGGTCCAGTTGCTTGAAGGCATCTACAAGCCGCAGCCGGTGTGGCGCGTCGAGATACCGAAGCCGTCGGGTGGCATGCGGCTGCTCGGCATTCCGACGGTGCTCGACCGCTTTATCCAGCAGGCGGTGATGCAGGTGCTGCAAGCCGACTGGGACGGAACGTTCTCCGAGACGAGCTTCGGCTTCCGGCCGAAGCGCTCGGCGCATCAGGCGGTAGAGCGGGCGCAGACGTATATTGCGTCCGGACACGCCATCGTCGTGGACATCGACCTGGAGAAGTTCTTCGACCGGGTCAACCACGATATCCTGATGGGGCTTGTTGCCAAGCGGGTTGCCGACAAACGCATCCTGAAGCTGATCCGCGGCTTTCTGACCGCGGGTGCGATGGAAGGAGGCCTTGTCAGCCCGACGGAGGAAGGCACGCCGCAGGGTGGGCCGCTCTCGCCGCTGTTGTCGAACCTGATGCTGGATGTGCTGGACAAGGAACTGGAGAAACGCGGCCATCGCTTCGTGCGCTACGCCGACGATTGCAACATCTATGTGCGCAGTCAGAAGGCGGGCGAGCGGGTGCTGGCCGGGATCGAGCGGTTCATCGAGAAGCGCCTCAAGCTCAAGGTCAACAAAGCCAAGAGTGCGGTTGCCAAACCGAGCGTTCGCAAGTTCCTGGGCTTCAGCTACACGAGTGGACGAAAGCCGCGACGGCGCGTTGCGCCGCAGGCCATCGCCCGCTTCAAGGCGAGAATTCGGGAGCTGACGCGGCGCACGCGTGGACGAAGCCTTGCGCAGATCGTCAAGGAGCTGTCGGTCTACCTCATCGGGTGGCGGGGTTACTTCGGCTTCTGCCAAACCCCGTCGGTGTTGCGCGCGCTTGAGGAATGGATCAGGCGGCGGTTGCGCGCCATCGCCTGGAAGCAATGGAAGTGTGGACCTGCTCGCTTTGCCGAGCTGCGACGCTGCGGCGTCGGCCGGGACCTGGCGGCGCGAACCGCCGGAAGCCCGCGTGGCCCTTGGCGGCTCGCAAGCAGCCCCGCGCTCACCACTGCAATGCCAATTGCTTTCTTCGGTTCACTCGGCCTGACTTCCATCACAGAACTACGACATGCATAA
- a CDS encoding LysE family translocator: MTLSFLLTSLIVVASPGTGVLYTLAVALTSGARRSLAAAFGCTLGIVPHMLAAMLGLAAVLHTSALAFAALKWCGVAYLLYMAWQALRETGALSIDTRPAAATRSSRRVIVTAILVNILNPKLSIFFLAFLPQFVAVDEPHPLARMLELSAAFMAMTFAVFAVYGLFAASLRDRVITRPKAMAWLRRSFAAGFAALGAKLALAER; encoded by the coding sequence ATGACGCTGTCATTTCTGTTGACCTCGCTGATCGTGGTCGCCTCACCCGGCACCGGCGTGCTCTATACGCTCGCGGTGGCGCTGACATCAGGCGCGCGGCGGAGCCTCGCGGCGGCGTTCGGCTGCACGCTCGGCATCGTGCCGCACATGCTGGCCGCCATGCTCGGGCTGGCCGCGGTGCTGCATACGAGTGCCCTGGCGTTTGCCGCGCTGAAATGGTGCGGCGTGGCCTATCTGCTCTACATGGCCTGGCAGGCGTTGCGCGAAACCGGCGCGCTGTCGATCGATACGCGCCCGGCCGCCGCTACCCGCTCCAGCCGGCGCGTCATCGTCACCGCCATCCTGGTCAACATCCTCAATCCAAAACTGTCGATCTTCTTCCTGGCCTTCCTGCCGCAGTTCGTCGCCGTCGACGAGCCGCACCCGCTGGCGCGGATGCTGGAATTGAGCGCAGCCTTCATGGCGATGACGTTTGCGGTGTTTGCGGTCTATGGCCTGTTCGCAGCCTCGCTGCGCGACCGCGTTATCACCCGCCCGAAGGCGATGGCCTGGCTGCGCCGCAGTTTTGCGGCGGGATTTGCCGCGCTCGGCGCCAAGCTGGCGCTGGCGGAGCGCTAG
- the rpoH gene encoding RNA polymerase sigma factor RpoH, translating to MARTATLPVLNGESGLSRYLAEIRKFPMLEPQQEYMFAKRWREHDDRDAAHHLVTSHLRLVAKIAMGYRGYGLPISEVVSEGNVGLMQAVKRFEPEKGFRLATYAMWWIKASIQEYILRSWSLVKMGTTANQKKLFFNLRKAKSKISALDEGDLRPDQVKLIAKRLGVTDQDVVDMNRRLGGDASLNAPIRDDGEAGEWQDWLVDNSPNQEAVMAEHEEFDHRRQALNGAIGVLNPRERRIFEARRLAEEPMTLEDLAAEFGVSRERVRQIEVRAFEKVQSAVKGTIARQEAKQEAALEAAH from the coding sequence ATGGCCCGTACAGCTACGTTGCCGGTTCTCAATGGAGAATCCGGTCTCTCAAGATACCTCGCCGAGATCCGCAAATTTCCGATGCTGGAGCCCCAGCAGGAATACATGTTCGCCAAGCGTTGGCGCGAACATGACGATCGCGACGCGGCACATCACCTTGTCACCAGCCATCTCCGGCTCGTGGCCAAGATCGCCATGGGCTATCGCGGCTACGGCTTGCCGATCTCCGAGGTCGTCTCGGAAGGCAATGTCGGCCTGATGCAGGCGGTCAAGCGGTTCGAGCCCGAGAAGGGTTTCCGTCTGGCCACCTACGCCATGTGGTGGATCAAGGCGTCGATACAAGAGTACATTCTGCGTTCCTGGTCGCTCGTGAAAATGGGAACCACCGCGAACCAGAAGAAGCTGTTCTTCAACCTGCGCAAGGCGAAGAGCAAGATCTCCGCGCTGGACGAGGGCGATCTCCGCCCCGACCAGGTGAAGCTGATTGCCAAGCGCCTCGGCGTGACGGATCAGGACGTCGTCGACATGAACCGCCGCCTCGGTGGCGACGCGTCGCTCAACGCGCCGATCCGCGACGACGGTGAAGCCGGCGAATGGCAGGACTGGCTGGTCGATAACTCGCCCAACCAGGAAGCCGTGATGGCCGAGCACGAGGAGTTCGATCATCGCCGTCAGGCACTGAACGGCGCTATCGGCGTGCTCAACCCGCGCGAACGCCGCATCTTCGAGGCGCGGCGCCTGGCGGAAGAGCCGATGACGCTGGAAGACCTCGCCGCCGAGTTCGGCGTCTCGCGCGAACGCGTGCGGCAGATCGAGGTCCGCGCTTTCGAGAAGGTGCAATCGGCCGTCAAGGGCACGATCGCCCGGCAGGAAGCCAAGCAGGAAGCGGCGCTCGAAGCCGCGCACTGA
- a CDS encoding GGDEF domain-containing protein, which yields MLSVPTLWTVFVINFLALGLIWAYVMRSYPSFEAARFWTGSAFVAAAGAAMAMLRVIYTDTLVPLLFAGTALILAICLAAMGIRKFFNQAVSWPDTVLTTGLGFAGLTFFIFVHDSVPARMTVFTIAQALPMALSLKLLLGRHEGRANPGARLAGVVTILIMAIFVARWIGALTTTGGGFSYMHFSPVQSVVILVLVFLSMSLNFGFLLMAMDRLRNEVADLALLDDLTGVGNRRYLLQRLTEECARSERSGQPFALLVTDLDGFKAINDTHGHAAGDACLQHFTLMAQTRLRPGDMLARTGGDEFCIVLPSSTLREGAMIARRVLEVCRADAEQCAGNDIPIAVSIGVAQWTREMGAYPDRLIAAADHALYDAKKAGRNGFATYDAAPPLAPEPVNPPMSGMPLRKHA from the coding sequence ATGCTGAGCGTTCCGACGCTTTGGACGGTGTTCGTCATCAATTTTCTCGCGCTGGGCCTGATCTGGGCCTACGTGATGCGCAGCTATCCGTCGTTCGAAGCCGCGCGGTTCTGGACCGGCTCGGCGTTCGTTGCGGCGGCTGGTGCTGCGATGGCGATGCTGCGCGTGATTTACACCGATACGCTGGTGCCGCTGCTGTTTGCCGGCACCGCGCTGATCCTGGCGATCTGCCTGGCCGCGATGGGGATCCGGAAATTCTTCAACCAGGCCGTTTCCTGGCCTGACACCGTGCTGACGACGGGGCTCGGCTTTGCTGGCTTGACCTTCTTCATCTTCGTCCACGACAGCGTGCCCGCGCGCATGACCGTCTTTACGATCGCCCAGGCACTGCCGATGGCGCTGAGCCTGAAGCTGTTGCTCGGCCGCCATGAGGGTCGCGCCAATCCGGGCGCGCGGCTGGCCGGCGTCGTCACCATTCTCATCATGGCCATTTTCGTCGCCAGGTGGATCGGCGCGCTGACCACCACGGGCGGCGGCTTCTCCTACATGCATTTCAGCCCGGTGCAATCGGTCGTCATCCTGGTGCTGGTGTTCCTGTCGATGTCGCTGAATTTCGGCTTCCTGCTGATGGCGATGGACCGGCTGCGCAACGAGGTCGCCGATCTCGCGCTGCTCGATGATCTCACCGGTGTCGGCAACCGCCGCTATCTGCTGCAGCGGCTGACGGAAGAATGCGCGCGCTCGGAACGCAGCGGCCAGCCTTTCGCGCTGCTGGTGACCGATCTCGACGGCTTCAAGGCCATCAACGATACCCACGGCCACGCCGCGGGCGATGCCTGCCTGCAGCATTTCACCCTGATGGCGCAAACCCGCCTGCGGCCCGGCGACATGCTGGCACGGACCGGCGGCGACGAATTCTGCATCGTGCTGCCGTCGTCTACGCTGCGCGAAGGCGCCATGATCGCGCGCCGCGTGCTGGAGGTCTGCCGTGCGGACGCCGAACAATGCGCCGGCAACGACATTCCGATCGCGGTATCAATCGGCGTCGCGCAATGGACCCGGGAGATGGGCGCCTATCCCGACCGCCTGATTGCGGCCGCCGACCATGCGCTCTACGACGCCAAGAAGGCCGGCCGCAACGGCTTTGCCACCTACGACGCGGCACCGCCGCTGGCGCCCGAACCCGTCAATCCGCCGATGTCCGGCATGCCGCTGCGCAAGCACGCCTGA
- a CDS encoding peptidoglycan recognition protein family protein, translated as MNLRSLALAVCALAFSLSAAAQTQDLAAIARGSGTPDIPGLKMVWLAPWGDVANAHPWRNIIVHQTEGPAGSARGGAQAQSKNPTRRGVMVWVETDGTVYWAVAEHLVPTHGDGANRNDNKYIDNKPTYRQVVGNNSVGVEFAGNFPDLTRGPTDAQVAAWKILVKVLRARYGIPPDRVYAHNWIDYKDARYCEGCALAKMAREWGE; from the coding sequence ATGAACCTTCGCTCGCTTGCGCTGGCGGTTTGCGCCCTCGCATTTTCCCTATCCGCCGCCGCGCAAACGCAAGACCTCGCCGCGATCGCGCGCGGGTCGGGCACGCCGGATATTCCCGGGTTGAAAATGGTCTGGCTCGCGCCGTGGGGCGACGTTGCGAACGCCCATCCCTGGCGCAACATCATCGTACACCAGACCGAAGGGCCGGCCGGTTCGGCACGCGGCGGCGCGCAGGCGCAATCGAAGAACCCGACGCGACGCGGCGTCATGGTCTGGGTCGAGACCGACGGCACGGTGTACTGGGCGGTCGCCGAACATCTGGTTCCGACCCATGGCGACGGCGCCAACCGCAACGACAACAAGTACATCGACAACAAACCGACCTATCGGCAGGTGGTCGGCAACAATTCGGTCGGCGTCGAGTTCGCCGGCAATTTTCCGGACCTGACCCGCGGTCCGACGGACGCGCAAGTCGCCGCGTGGAAAATTCTCGTGAAGGTGCTGCGCGCGCGCTACGGCATCCCGCCCGATCGCGTCTACGCGCACAACTGGATCGACTACAAGGACGCCCGCTATTGCGAAGGCTGCGCGCTGGCGAAGATGGCGCGAGAGTGGGGCGAGTAG